atgtttattttaaagaaaactcaaAGTCCTAAAATTGACCGTTGCACCAGCTTATTTACAACCCCGCTTTAGCCAGCTTTATTGTGGATTCTGTCTTGTACTAGCATTGTACTCTGAGGTACTAAAAGACCGGCACTATGCTATGTGACCGTTTTTGgcttaaaacatttaatttgttttctgatttgggTACAAAGATGCTGTTGATCCACGGTGGGTATTCTCACATTGTAACATTCTACCATTAAATATCATACTTCAAGGTGGCCATATATGATAAAGCAAACTATTTTATCTACAACTGCTTCAATAGTTTGCTGAGGAAATTGGATTTGAGATAGTTTACATCAGCGGTCCAGCaacttttgaaatttgaaaaaaaaaatttaagagatacAGAATGAATGTGCAGCCAAATATTTTCCTCTACAGTATGAGCATGAactctttttccattttataatacCTTTATGTTGAATTCTTGAGACATatcaaaggattaaaaaaaagaagaaaaaccgtAGACCCAGAATCAACCttattttctcaaatgccaaaaGAACTCATGATTGTAGGGTACAAAATTCTAATATTAAAATTTCAGTACACTGAAAGAATATATATGATTAGTACTttaacacacaggcacacagataTAGATGATGTGTTTAAATATTCTATATTACCCTATTAATCTTTTTTGAGTAAATATTGTCCTACTTCAATTTTTGACAGAATGAATTATTCTATTAAATAATTAAAGCTTACCCAGTGGGAAAGATTTCTGTCCCAGAAATGTCAAAGCGGTTAATTAGTTTCTCTGATCTGTAGTCTATATTTAGTAAAGAATATGCCCTCCATGAAATTAAATGAATTGCGCACAGCAGCCAGGGACACAGGAGAAGGCAGGCTCAGGCCCACAAATCAACTCCAGAGTGACTTCTGGGACTGTCCCAGGTCAGAGGAGCCTTTATCCTTCCCTGACCTCAGCTTACTTGCCTAAGACTCAGGTGACACTAGACCATAtcaggaggaagagggaaggaggaagtacAACCGGCAGGATGATTCTTTTTAATATACTAATTACTGAAGAAATAACAATTCAgcagggccaggcttggtggcccatgcctgtaatcccagcattttgggaagccaaggcgggtagattgctcgagctcaggagttcctgaccagcctgggcaacatggcgaaaacccgtctctacaaagaatacaaaaattagtcgggcatggtggtgcatgcctgtagtcttagctagtcaggaggctggggtgggaggattgcatgggCCTCGCAGTGAGCTGTGTccaagacactgcactccagcctgggtgacaaagtgagaccctagtgagaccctgtctcaaaaattaaacaaacaaacgaaaaaacaaCTTAAGAAAGGACTTCAAATGTTTAATGACTATATTTTCATCTACAAACATACATTTTTCTATGAATAGCAGTATCAACCTGAAACTAGAATTCTGAAGATTAAATCAGATAGGAGAGAAGAAGAGTGCAAGAGAGCCTTGAGTCACTTTGACCAGTAAAGAGCTGAAATAAATGGAGTCCGTTTcaaaatgtgttatattttaCTATGGTCATCATAATATAAAAGGAAACATAGGAGAGAAAAATGTGATAGAATTCTTTCTGTTTTAGCCTGTTCCCCAAGTGTTTTAAATGTACTAAAAAATCTTCCCTTTTATAGTGTCCATGCTGGCACCTCCATTACGATGTCACTTATAGGTATATCTGTTGCCAGATCGGCAATCAGCAATTCCAAAAGTGATGTTCACTCATGTGTGGAGGTACCAGAAGGCCATGGCTCAAAAGCTAAAAAAATCAGTGCTACACAGGTGTGGTATAATGAAGAGAAGATCAGAGGGGATCCAGAGTCTGATGAAGCGTATTTGAGGGTTAATAGGGAGAAAATCTCCTAATCAATGATGTTAACTCTTAACAGAAAAAATACAATAGCAGATAGGAGGGTAAAAATAGCAACTTGAGATTGTTAAACCTGTGTTTGTAAGTTACATAAATAACAACAATACCTGAAGTTAGACCCCAATGAATTCATTTCTACTAGTTATGCTGGAtaacaaaaagaattttctgaatcAAACCTAATAAACTACTATTTCCAAAGCACCAACTATATGCAAGATGCTATGCAAGTTGTAGtggaaaacttaaaataataagagcacaAAACGTGGCCCCAGTCTTTgggggatttttaaaaacttatgaaACAGGATTGATTACATGTCAAATTAAAGAGCCACATAGATGGGGAGACTCTCATGCCCTAAATGGAATCATGTTGTTTGACCTAGTTGTAGACTGGTGTGATTTGGGAAACTTTTCATTCACTCTTTACACAATGAAAGACTAGTTTTCTTCCTAGTTCGCcaacaaagtaaataaaaagaatacattaTCATTGCCTTACAATTCTAAAAGCAGAACAATATCTTCTATGTGAAACAGAAGGCTAgatcaaaataaatttcagtgtCAAAAGCAAAGGAGGTCTTTAAAGGAAGTGAAAAAATCAAGTTAATTCACTTCTTAATTACTGgccttaaagaaataaattgaatATCTTGAAAAAAGAACTCAAAAAGCACCTCAGTTTCACgagcaaatgcaaataaaaaaaaccacaacCACAACCAACCAACACCAATCAGAGTGGTGCTCCTTGTGTGCCCTTTCTGAGGATTGGTAGAAACTGCATTTTTTAATCTCGGCTTTCATGTTTGTCCAAGATCTTtaaagggaggggaaaaaagagagagagaggcaggcacTGTATAAAAGAAGCTTCCTTGAGgtttctaaaattcatacaaaaaCATCATATGTAAGTAAACTCACCAGATTTGGCATCTGCTCTTTGGTGATGGACCCAGAAGAAACTTCAGTTTATTTGGATTATTACTATGCTACGAGCCCAAACTCTGACATCAGGGAGACCCACTCCCATGTTCCTTACACCTCTGTCTTCCTTCCAGTCTTTTACACAGCTGTGTTCCTGACTGGAGTGCTGGGGAACCTTGTTCTCATGGGAGCGTTGCATTTCAAACCCGGCAGCCGAAGACTGATCGACATCTTTATCATCAATCTGGCTGCCTCTGACTTCATTTTTCTTGTCACATTGCCTCTCTGGGTGGATAAAGAAGCATCTCTAGGACTGTGGAGGACGGGCTCCTTCCTGTGCAAAGGGAGCTCCTACATGATCTCCGTCAATATGCACTGCAGTGTCCTCCTGCTCACTTGCATGAGTGTTGACCGCTACCTGGCCATTGTGTGGCCAGTCGTATCCAGGAAATTCAGAAGGACAGACTGTGCATATGTAGTCTGTGCCAGCATCTGGTTTATCTCCTGCCTGCTGGGGTTGCCTACTCTTCTGTCCAGGGAGCTCACGCTGATTGATGATAAGCCGTACTGTGCAGAGAAAAAGGCAACTCCAGTTAAACTCATATGGTCCCTGGTGGCCTTAATTTTCACCTTTTTTGTCCCTTTGTTGAGCATTGTGACCTGCTACTGTTGCATTGCAAGGAAGCTGTGTGCCCATTACCAGCAATCAGGAAAGCACAACAAAAAGCTGAAGAAATCTATAAAGATCATCTTTATTGTCGTGGCAGCCTTTCTTGTCTCCTGGCTGCCCTTCAATACTTTCAAGTTCCTGGCCATTGTCTCTGGGTTGCGGCAAGAACACTATTTTCCCTCAGCCATTCTTCAGCTTGGTATGGAGGTGAGTGGACCCTTGGCATTTGCCAACAGCTGTGTCAACCCTTTCATTTACTATATCTTCGACAGCTACATCCGCCGGGCCATTGTCCACTGCTTGTGCCCTTGCCTGAAAAACTATGACTTTGGGAGTAGCACTGAGACATCAGATAGTCACCTCACTAAGGCTCTCTCCACCTTCATTCATGCAGAAGATTTtgccaggaggaggaagaggtctGTGTCACTCTAAAGGGAACTGTGACATTTCAAGCTCTGTTGGTGGGTTTAGGAGTTAATTTTTGTCAGCAACAAAGAAAGAAGTGTTAATGATAGGATTCACATTGCTTCATAGATGCAAGGAAGAGTTCATTTTTAAAGAGAGGACTGAAAAATCCCTGTGTTGTGGATATAATTTGGCCATGTGCTGTTTTCTCAGCTGAGCAGCCTTCTTCGACCCTTGCCAATCAAGTCCACCAGACAAAATCCAATTCCCATCTGTCCTTGAACTCTTGGATAAAGACTCCTGCTTGAACCAGTCCCTTTCTTCGTGATTGTTAATGCACATTTGGGCCTTTCCTCTCTCAAAAACCATGGTACCTTCATCCCCACCACCCTTCATACTGGGCTCTCAATTGGACTACATTTAAATGATTCTGCCTACTTTCATCTGATGAGAAATGCAGTAACAATgcaggtaacaaaaatataatataccTGCACTGTGCAATTAATTGTTTCTGAGTTACTAAGCTAGATTCTGACCTCAATCTTTAAAGCTTTGTATCGTGATTCTTCATCATCTTCCAACATTGTGCTTCATCCTATGCCTATTCACAATGGCTTTGGACTGGCAAAAAAAAACTTATGGGGATTTCGTATTGTGTTTATGATTTGGGACTTACTTTATCATATGGTCTTCTAGTATTTTAACACATAAGCATATAGCAGGATTCAACCTCTATTTGCTTTATAAGATATTGATAAAAATATATCTCATTCATAATGGTGTAGCaactactttttaatggggttttacTATGCTCTTTTGTTTTCATTGGCTTTATAAATTAGCATTTGACTTTGCTTTAATTACATGTTTTTAATTACCCAGTTATCTAGTTATCAAATGAAAATGTTATTACTAATATAATTGGAACTCATAAAATGCTTAGCTGTACCCCGATGcagattattattttgtattttaattaaaatgttagtGCTACACATTCCCTATAGTATCATTTGCTTGGTGCCTATAATTTCAAGATAAGATCCAGTAATATAGGGAGACAGGCTGCTCTGTATTTAGCCGAAGTAGAAAATCTCTAACAAAGATCTCactagtattttatatatattttttccataccCAGAAACCTTCTTGAATTCCtttacccaataaatatttattgagtcaatTTGTACCTATATTCCTTTTGAAGACTTTGATGTGAAAAACATGTAATTAGTGGCAACCACAAAAGACTCTGCAGCAGCAAGCATGCTATTGTAAACATCTTTTGATTCAAGGGAAAGCAGGTTATGTTTTTACCTCCACTGTTGACTTGAATGAATTACCATTTTACTTCTAAATATTAGatttgaaaatcagaaaaaactTAGAATCCTTTCAAAGACTAGCCAATTTAATTTCATCTCATGTATCTTTCACATTAAGAGAAACCTCAAATATCGGACATCTCCTTGTAGCCTAATTAGAAGCTGAAAatacagtttttggttttataAATTGGCTAActtgttaatttttcttaaactgttattaaataaaaatataattttcttacatAAGTATTCTTCTGGACTGTATTAATTTCTAACAACATATTAATGTTAATACTAATTCTAATAACCTTTTAGTAAATTATTATGGTTATAGAAAAAAAGACCatgtaaataataacaaataaatattctTGGAAAACTTCAAAActaaattcaatgcaattgaaTAGATCtccaaaagttaaacaaaaacaaaatacagaaggTAGAAGACacacatttctttaaaacaaatcgGCAAAAGCACTGTTACTAATCATGAAACTTACTGCCTTTGAAAAATACTGCCTTTAAAAAATAGCTGAATCAATCGGCTAAGTTATTGGTTGGGAAAGCAGAAAACCTGTGCTATTAATTTTAGCTTCACCCTTAATGTTGTGACACTAATAAGgtcattttaatcttttatacttAAATGTAGTTGGTAATATCTATGTCTATAGAATTATCAAGGAtactgtaaaaataataaatataaagttttaaatgtgGAGTAAAAAGTTACTTTATAAAGTGATTTGATTTCTATTATTAATTATTGGCTACTCCTTACAAATTTTCAAACTAACATCAAATAATACTTaatcattctcatttttaaaatattgagattttatttctacttcttcACTTTAATTTTgctgagaatatttaaaataacaccaaataaaaatatgtattattggTTTTTTAGTACTTTAAATAGATATAATAATTGTAGGCTTTAATAAAATCTTAGTTTATTTTACATTCATAATGTACCagttgtgaaagaaaaaatagatataatTTTATAGGTAGTATAACTCTAATAGAAAAAAGTTCAAAGCTTGATTAAGTTCACATGTTATTTTGTCATATATGAATTCTGCTGGTATGAAATGTAATTTACATTATAATAGCATTAAAAAGTTTATTACAAATTAGTTGTCtgacattttgcatatttttaaaaccataggctgggtgcagtggctcacgcctgtaatcctagcactttgggaggccgaggcaggtggatcacaaggtcaggagttcaagaccagcctgaccaacacagtgaaaccccgtctctactaaaaatacaaaaaattagtcgggcatagtggcaggcacctataatcccagctactcaggaggctgaggcaagagaatcgcttgaacccaggagatggaggttgcagtgagccaagattgtaccattgcactccagcccaggtgacagtgctagactctgtctcaaaaataataataataataataataataataatatttcttcatttttaatttgaacAATTTCTATTTCTATACTTACGTAGATattctacatatacatatacattcagATATACATAGAATCACACACTCATATTTataccttttcattatttttattacctgAATTAAACTAGCCTAAAGGCTAGTTTGTGATAATTTAATGTCGTTAAAGAACGAATCAATACATTGCCAAGAATTTCCAGAAAATTACTCTTTCATCCTAACACAATCATGCCTTGCCAGTTATATCCagttaggaaaacaaaataaaatttttacaattCAGAGTAATACACAAGGAAATCACTACAGATTAACATTATTTGTTGTCATTTGCATAAGTAGTCCAAAGTTACTGCGAGGATGTAAATGACAAATATAAAAGGATAGTGATCTCTCAAGCATTTCTCAAATGACTTTTTGAAACTTACCCCAGAAAAGCTCTCCATTAAATCCTAGGTAATGTGTTGTCTGAtactttataattaattttaaaagaaatgtaatcaAGACACGCATAGTCGCAAACATAGTCCCAAACACATTTACTCCATTTGGGTTGTATTGAAAGGTTGAAACTAACCTGATATTCCTGGGAGTCCCTTAACCTGTCCACTCTTAACAAGTCAAAATCACTTCTGTAGTGAAAAGTTTTAACAGCAGTCTTAAAGGGAAGCTATGTGCGTGACTGAGAACCGACCATTACTAGGGGTcacaagttaatttttaaatagatgcATAAATGCACAGTATGGTGGTAAGGTGAGTGGAAAAAAATCTTCCTCTGTGATTCATCTTGACTCCTCAAATCACTCTCTATTCTACCTAGCGATCTCAGAAGAGAGAAATGACTTGTCAAATGTGCATGCCACAAAGAACCTGTTTTCCTACAGAGCTCATTcataaaagcaaaactaaaagaaTCACAAATTTGCTTCTAAAACCAGACCATTGGTGTAACCTGCCAGCAAGATAATGGCTCCAGCCCCATTAGAGAAAGAGGTGCCATAGGAGAAAAAGCAAGAGAGTAATTTTAACTACCAAAATATTTGCGAACAGTTACTGACTACTGCGAGTTCCTTTTGTCTTTCACGGAGTTTGATGTTGATTGGATTTTCCCCTGCAAATGCCGGttattaaagctttttttttttgagccaatattctttgtttttatcaATTTTAGAAGTAAACGATTATGACTAGACTTTACGTATAAGTGTACAGGGAAAAACAACTGTGCCACTGACTTGATTTTATATTGCAAATGTAAAAATCCACCCTAGGGTGAGTTACACTCATTAGTTCTTGCTATCTTTGTCATTTCCTTAATAGAGCTATATTTCCTAAACGTATATGACAAGTGCAAATTGCATCCTAAGATAAACCtacagcattaaaaacaaaatgcaaaacaaaaaaaaaccctactttAAATATCCAAAGTATCAAACTATTCATAAAGGTTCTTATGACAAGGTAAATGGTAGTGAAAtgtaaatttacataaaatgttcatTGTTCATCTAAAAGTAGGGGGAAAGTATTCTGCTAGTTGGGCAGACATTATTAAACTAAAAAATTTCTGGTTTATATACATAAGCACCAAGTTTCTAAGATCCAAAGGTACTTTCAAATTACAATGAAACTTTCTGAGTTAGCTGCATATGCTTAAGGATCTACGATAAAATATtcacattattattaaaattatctgcCAACCTAGTAAAGGATGTTCATCAATTTGATATTATTCGgtgatttttcttatttgctaattaaatatatgtaataattaaCTAGTTTTCTAACACTTCCATGTTAGAGTTAAACATCATCTATGAGCATCTCATGTTTGTCAACATTGAtaggaaatttaacatttttacttgCTAGGTcctatcaattctttttttttttttttttttttttttttttttttgagacggagtcttgctctgtcgcccaggctggagtgcagtggcgcgatctcggctccctgcaagctccgcctcccaggttcacgccattctcctgcctcagcctcccgagcagctgggactacaggagcccgccaccacgcccggctaatttttttttgtatttttagtagagacggggtttcaccgtgttagccaggatgatctcagtctcctgaccttgtgatccgcccgcctcggcctcccaaagtgctgggattacaggcttgagccaccgcgcccggccctatcaattctgatttaaaatattttatttctgtgtttctattagttcaaaataaaacaagaaagtgCTCCTGCCTAGCATATTTGTGATCTGTATACTATAAATGCACTCTTTCGTTTGCTCTTAATTATATACAAAACAGGAGATATAAACTACTATTGTGATGTTtattcagaaattaaaattttatgcatCAAAAATTACATATGACTGGAgactttattttcaatttaaaaaaatctgtggcAAAGTCTTCAGCAAGCAATACTGCTCTTTTCCTTACAGAGTATATATAGACCCTTTGTATTTCATAACCATCCATTGTAAAACCTTCACAAATCCCTAAATTTGCCAACTCCAATATAGCATATAATCTACTTCATACAAATTGAATAAACTGTAATATTTTCAGAGCTATtgcaaaatgtataaaaagaaaagttgaaaggagATATCTATCCTAAGTGTTTGGCCTGACTCACTAGTTAAGTGACTCATTCCGCATAACCTCATAGGTCAGTGGTTTaaatgtctgctttttatgtcATACAACTGTGGAGTTTCAGTCAAAATCTCAAACATCAAACTGTAAATGCAAAATGTCTATCGTACACAATACACTATGACAACCATAAAAATTGTTAAATCTTTTTATTGTAACTGGTGGATTCTAAAACAGGCATATTGCAGTTACACATtcacaaaatatctttttttctctttttttttttttttgagatggagtctcactcattctgtcatccaggttggagtgcagaggtgccatcttgactcactgcaacttccgcctccagggttcaagtgattctcctgcctcagcctcccgagtagctggattacaggcatgcgccactatgctaggctccttttttttttttttttttggtatttttagcagatatggagtttcaccattttggccaggctggtctcaaactcctgacctcaagtgatccgcccaccttggcctcccaaagttctgggattacaggcatgagccactgcaccagcctctttctttctcttatacacatacacaaacacacaaacataccGTATACCGTTGCAGCTGAAAAGCATCTGTTGAATGTTGCTGTTAATATTCAGACTGAAGTACTTGAGATGAATATAACTATTTTATCCACTGACAAAATACAGAatacaagaaaggagaaaataaagcaaagaaaaagcatagtaaataaagaacacaaaataaaatggcataCGTATGCATAAATATATCAGCAATTACAAAAAGCATATAAATGGATTGAAATTTCTACTAAAGAGTTGAACAtggctggacatagtggctcaggcctgtaatcccagtactttgggaggctgagatgggaggatcacttgaggctaagagtttgagaccagcctggtcaacatagtgagaccccatctctatgtaaaaaaaaaaaaaaaaaaagttgaggcggggagtgatggctcacgcctataatcccagcattttgggaggccaaggcaggtggatcacctgaggccgcgagttccagaccagcctgaccaacaaggagaaaccccctgtctctactaaaaatacaaaattagctgggcatggtgccaaatgcctgtaatcccagctactcgggaggctgaggaaggagaattgcttgaagccaggaggtggaggttgcagtgagctgagatcacaccattgcactccagcctgggcaacaagagcgaaattccatctcaaaaaaaaaaaaaaaaaaggttgaacaaatatgtatatatatttgtatttgttcacaataaatatatatagtgatatatgtATATCACTTTATTCGACTGTATAGGAGTTAAAAAGGTAGAAGCAGAACTTGTTTTTCATGGAGTTTAGAATCCACAtagttgcttattttttttaatcaaagaatGAAATAGTGACACCCAAGAAGAGCTTGGTATATGCAATGAAAATTACAAGTCGAATAACTTTCCTTGGTCTTTTCCAATGTTTAGGAGAAGCCCATACTTAGTCCATATACAAGTCACTTATGTAATTGTCATTTTGATATGGTTATTTCCTAAACATTATTACATTTCCTTAAAGTGTTCACATTAGCATCCTCAAATGAAAATGCTATCATTGTCTTTATAGATGTTAAGACTCTCGAGTCTTAAAAATCTTTAAGACTTTAAACGTATAGactcattattttaaacacaAGAACACATCTTGAACAGTATTAGgtttaaatttatttccaaatgaCAAACTAAAAAAAGTATGCAAAGCAAAGTAGATAACTTTACATGAACCTTGCCCAGCACAGTGATTTAATGAGATGCCCTTTCATTTGCCCTTGAGTTAGAGCAAAAGCAAAACTGACAACTCAGGTGGAGAAGTGGTAAATGAGAAACGAAACTTGGCCTGTGGTTTcatgtttaaagcaaaaatacagATTCAGAGCACTTGAAGATAGATGAGAATGGCTAccttatttctaataaaaaagaTGTTTATGCAATTCAGAcctgacttgtgtatgttaataGAAATAGCTTAAAAATCGGAAAATCAGTAAAGAATTGAGTAAAAGTCAATTCAGAACTGTATAACTTAGTCCTCAGGATTTCAAATCAATGTGTCTTTCCTATAATAATTCAAACATAGAAAAGAATACTGCCAAAAAGtttgtaaatttatatttagcatgatacataatattaaaaaaacaaaatatggttTTACCTATTAAACTGACAAAGAGTGAAATATTAAATACTAAGGTTGACCAGGATTGGGTCTGCGGGTGTGAGGGAAGCTTATTGAGTGTAAATTGATTAAGCTTTGTAGAAAAAATTTAGAAACCTATATCaaaagcaattccacttctaagatTTTGCCCTAAAAAATCATTACGGCCAGGtgaaaagacatatgcacatgtatttttattgcagcattgcTCATAAAAGCAGGAAAgtgaaaataatccaaatgtccaaatTGACTGAGTAAATTAAAATTCATGCACTTTCTtacaacagaatactatgcagcctttaaAAATACTGTACCATATACTGAAGTGGAAAGACCTTAATAATAAATCCAAtgaaattaagtgaaaaaagcagacTACAAAACTATATCTATAGGATGACCACATTATTTGTGACTATTTTATTCATATATGAATGCAAAAATACTGGAACCCTATACAGCAAAATGTTAACTTTGTGAAGTTACaagtgatttttatatttattattacttgtattttccaaaaaaaatgcattaattttGCAGTAAtaaaaaaagctaaaatttaGTTTAGGCTTTCAATGAAGTACACAAGATAAAAATAGTAgctaaatttattataaaacatcATTTCTGAGTTGTAGGTCCTCTAGTTTTTCAATTACTGTGTTTCTGATCTGTGAGTATAATCCCTACATTGGCCTTGAGACCTCCCCTAGTAATCATCTGTTTCTTTCTAGGATGACCCTCTGTTTCCTTTACAAGTACCCAATTCCTTAAAAGCAACAGTTTTAGAACTGCTatgcatttaaaatttgaaaatggtGATGAACATTTCAGCATGCAGGCAGGACCTTTATTTTCCCATAATGTCTCTTAGCACAGCAACTATTGCATCCTGCATAGTGACTCATCTGGTGCCATGTCTGTCCACCAGGTAGGAAGAGAGCTCCCTCcaccctgggggtgggggaagagaagAAGCCACATCTTCATTTTTGTGTAGCCATATGCTTGGCTTCTTCCATATCAAGCGCTTGTCATTGTTGAACTAAACTGAACATGCTAGAAAAATCTCAccattgattaaaataaaaatgaaaaacatttaaaatgttaaatattaaatttttatattcatatttttgctTGAATGTCTTTTGTTTATGATATGCTGTAACTATGAGGGACACAGGGAGTCTATTACAGTCACAGGTCATCAGGAACAATCTTGCCACTGTCCTTTAAC
This region of Gorilla gorilla gorilla isolate KB3781 chromosome 2, NHGRI_mGorGor1-v2.1_pri, whole genome shotgun sequence genomic DNA includes:
- the GPR15 gene encoding G-protein coupled receptor 15 translates to MDPEETSVYLDYYYATSPNSDIRETHSHVPYTSVFLPVFYTAVFLTGVLGNLVLMGALHFKPGSRRLIDIFIINLAASDFIFLVTLPLWVDKEASLGLWRTGSFLCKGSSYMISVNMHCSVLLLTCMSVDRYLAIVWPVVSRKFRRTDCAYVVCASIWFISCLLGLPTLLSRELTLIDDKPYCAEKKATPVKLIWSLVALIFTFFVPLLSIVTCYCCIARKLCAHYQQSGKHNKKLKKSIKIIFIVVAAFLVSWLPFNTFKFLAIVSGLRQEHYFPSAILQLGMEVSGPLAFANSCVNPFIYYIFDSYIRRAIVHCLCPCLKNYDFGSSTETSDSHLTKALSTFIHAEDFARRRKRSVSL